The window gggcatctgaACTATAgttgtgaaaaaaaactttgatttaGTTCAAGACTTTTTGTCTGTACCTCCAGCTGCTTTTGAATAGTGAAGCAAATGGGTCAAGCCGGCGTTTTTGAAACTGCGTGGCCGGTGTGACAGGGGAACCCTTTTGTACACTTTAAGTCATGGCTACAACTGataacgccctctattgaaacaTCCGAATATTAGGCAATCAGAGATCGCAATGCTGGATTGCTAACCGATAACACAGGCGATGTCATAAAAACAGGCTATTCTGAAGAACAGACAGGAGCAACGTTTTGCCAactttgtgtatatttttttgtatgtattGCATTGAACTGGTACACGCGTTAGGGAAACTAATTTCAAAAAGAGTCGATTGTGAACATCTTTGTTGCTGACGGAAGGTTCCAGAGGGTTCCAGGCTATATTTAGCTATTGTGAGAAAGTTTCGGCAGCCCACCTGATGATAGTCGCGATCAGTTTGAGTTGAGAGACTACACATTACATGTAATTAGTTTTCGGACTGCCTGTCTGGCGATCCTGCCCCGTAATCAtctaaacaacaaacaaacaaacaaacaaacaaacaatttgagtCAATACCAAAGATAGACGGCTTCTATCTTTGGTCATCACCATGTCCATCTGAAACTAACCACGCCCAATTGCACCAATCAATTATCGTACTGGCCCCGCACGCTCTTGACATAGTAAATCATAGTCACACTACAGAACACCAGCGAAGGTGGTCTGGTATCTGCCTCGGTAGGTTAAGTTTAGCGTTCGGCGTTCCGTCTGGCTACCAAGTGCGTGTAAAGTGTCTACTGTTGAATGTCGGCACACTAGAAATTCACGGTCATCATGCTGAGATAGAATACGGAAGTGCGAATTTTCGTACAAATTCAATTctcaatcaataataataacaaccgaAAGAGTTCTGTAAAGCTTCAGGGACAGGCTCGAACGGAAGGTTTCGTTTTTGTGTATTCGGGTAAGTTGTTTCCTCTGTCTGTACTTTTTTTAACGACAGATTTATAAGTTATAACCGGAAGTGTTGTTTAGTTTacaatagtttgtcaatcatgtaaatGGGAAAATCaacgtaaaaaaaaagcaatttaaaacaatcaatgtATTGTTAAATGCTGTAGCTGTAAAAACGCATGCCAGGGTGGTTTTCCACTATTTTCGTGGTACTTTCTCAGTCAGAAACGGTCACCATTCTCTACTATAACCTAACTATTTTCCGTTTTGGCTCCCAACTTACGGTGAACTTGGAACTCCcattatgattatttatttcatatcgatTGAAAAAGTGGTTTCGCCATTTTTTACGcgatattattttaatgttatttttaccATATATGtaggggttgttctaaaaccccctcgacccccacgacccacgactctccgacgtccgccccgtgttcgaagaatgtccaaattccgaattcataaaatgtcgctttacggccgagtaagaattaagtccccgatttagaattcagtgtgtgatccgcgacgcaacttccttccacgactaggcttgacttcaagtctgagactgcggttatatttatctgcatcagccacacagaattgggagaatttactctccgcttccgcacGACAAGTGCACACCGATTGGGGACCCCAAACACGTCCGTTTGGCCATTCGGTCGGTCGGGTCTACAACCTTGAGCTCCACTTAGAGCAACTAgtagtaccatggaggaatagtACACAGGACGAGAGCGATCGGCCGGAAATGGGTCcgcctgatcatcacgtaatgaaTTGGCCATAATCGTACTCGGGCGGTACACGCAGGTTCCCAGTTGGGATAATAATCTCGGATCGGCCAAGAGATACACGTGGAAATACCGcggttttttatttgtacatcacaattgccacaggcccgatctcggcagccaatcatgcgaagtttgcttcgtgcatactacgtgtctcgtacgctgtgttgtGATGTGCGAGCCATGGTAGTCGATGTCAGCATACAAAattggctgaggttgtgaactgtggcaatttcggtgtacaCAAAAAAAGATCGCGCAAAAGTCGATGGTCGAGGGGGtcgtgggtcgagggggttttagaacaaccctaTATGTAGGCATAGCCATGTAGCCATAAACATAAggctttatatattttttaccatTGCAATGTCAGCCTTTTTATACACTTATTAGAATAAAGATTCTGCCGAGTTAtcaatgtaaaatgtaaatgttCCAACAACTCGCCCGTTGGACAACTCAATGGTTCCGACAACTCGAGTCGAGTTGCGACGGTTGAGACGACCCATCGACAATTCAACAGATGGCCAAGACAAGACAATGGATTGCGGTGGTTTTCACATTCGTGTTCCATTTGCGTGCAGCTGACCGccgagttgtctgaaccattGAGTTGTCCGACAGATGAGTTGTCTGACATTCACATGTACAGTATGAATCAATCTACTATCCAATCTAGATTCTAGAATCAAAACATCATCCAGAAAATACTTTCCTACAAAAAAACTTCTTTCCTGAACTTTCCAAACATTCTAATTGTTTTGAaagtactaaaaaaaaaaatgcaaacacaGGTAAGAAAACACAAGTGAACCTGATCACGGGGTAATTTGAGTTAaactttgggttgaacaaagaaaaattgacctCTTACTAAGGAAACTTGAACCTGCGACTTCCAGCACATCAATGCAGGTTCAAACTTTTGCATCATGGCTATTTGCTGATTGTGACGCAccacttacatgtatgtaagtgTGTTGTTCTGTGGTATACTGTATAACGTAATGTTGTATATATATAGATTCAGGACTGTTACAGGTACACATGCTAAAAGTAGGCAAACAGTCACTCGTCTGCAGTATTTTGCTGATTGTGGCGCAACCACTTAAGTGTGTTGTTTTGTGGTGTACTGTATTACGCAGCAATGACAGCGTAGCTTCAGGACTATTACCGGTACACATGCTAAAAGTATGCAAACAGTCACTCGTCTGTGCACTGTTTTCTTTATCTTTGTGTTTGGAGtgactaaaaaacaaaataaattcttaGACTCTGGTAGTTATAAATCATTTCCTcatgattgttattttaaactcttgtatgtttttgttttttcccgaaTGATGCAGCATCGTTTCCATTTAGCCAAGGGATACTACCACTACACTGGTAGTGCTATCATAGGGTAGTACATGCAAGAACCTAAACAATCGTACCACCAGTCTTTGACACTGACCGGAGCCATCTTAGAAGACGTGCATTGATGCCGCCTAGAGAGGGAGACAGAGAAACGGGCAATTCCTCAAGGAGAATGAGTGACCTACTCATCTGCTTCAGTTGCTGTACAACAGACCAACCTCCCCCTGTGAGTAtgaagtgctattcacacgacagcaatttaacaagCGTGGTTGTAAAGTGAAGCAATTGTTTGTCAAGATTTTACAAAAGACTGCCTTTGACAGTACACAAATTGTTGTCCTTCACACAAGCAACATTTTGTAAGATTTTATAACCATGCCAAAATTTAGCGACGGACTCTTGCTACATGGCTCTCGTTTGAAAGGGACTTAAAAGACTAGTGAGTTTCTCTTTGCAGAGGGTACCTTTCCTTGCTCTATGCCTAAAGTAAGGACTGAgaaaggaaaaaagaagaaatttcctACAAAGGTTGCTTTTTGTAGAACGGTTTACCTGCTGAGAGATTGCGTAATGAGCCCACCTTGACTTCTTTCACTTCTATGTACTGAAATTTATGGactcattgatttgtttttgtttctaataactgcctattttgttttgccttttaTCTCTGCTTTTGTTCCTGGTGGTGTAGATGGCTGTTGTTGCTGTGGCGTTTCATGTTTGTTTCTCCATTGTTCTGTGTATTGCTTTTTTTACAGGAGCCCCTACATGCGAGGGTGTATACTACGAGGTGAAGTTTACCACTGGTCACAATTGAAAGTTCAATTATATAATATGCTTTCTGTGCttttttaaatttgactttGGCATGATAAACAGTGTGTTGCTGAAGTGAGGTTGAAATTTACTGTTGGTCACAAATTAACTTTACATTTTCTAATTTTTCTGCCATTTTATGCTTTCTGTACATTTTTTAGTTTGACTGATTACAATTGTATTACATTGGCATGAACGATGTGTTGTTGCTGAAATGCAGAGCGATTGAAGTTAAGTTGAAAATTCACTGCTGGTCCAGGTCACAAATAAACTTTGCCTCCCATTCTTTCTTGTTGtgtaacattttctttttagatAATATTCAGTTATTCTTTAAAGTTGATAATCAAATCAAAGGTGGTTAATTCTCAAGAGCATTTTGGGGGCGATGGGGAAATTGGCATGACAAAGTATCATTGATGTTAGAGTTGAATTTGACCAATGGTTATAATTGACCATTGAATATACAATGTAACtatactgtttgtttgtttgttttttggtattttttttgaCACTTTGGTCTATTGTTCGTCTTAAGTGTGACCATTGCTCCATGGTAGGACAACATACTCATGTTGTAAATGTTCATTAATTTCTTTAAAGGTTCCAAGTTgataatttagtttttgttgaTTTAGGCCTATGTTCAACTGAGATTATTTTTCATTATGACTTGTATGACGTGTATAACTGAGATTTATGTGTCTGAATTTGTAGGCTGTTTTGGTCTGAACCTTCTTTGACCACTAcagtttttaatcattttttttatttttttggtattgtttgtattgtaagGTTGGTGTTTTATAGGCCTTTATTCTATTTTGTATATTTCatctctttgtaatttgactgcAATTCAGCCTTTTGCTGTGATGGTCTTTGTTTTAATTAAcccatttcaaatcaatcaaattttcttctttattttgtttcaggCAGGAATGTTcctgattaattttgtttttgaaaataggCCTACACTGTATGATTCaataactaattttgttttttaattattattaaaacttttATGCGTGTATTGGTATGGAAAACTTAGTAGTTTTGGAGTTAGTTAGagcttagtttttttttttttacttttcatgCCATTTGGTGCTTGGTGAATTTTCTGTGTTTATTTTATCTCTTTATCTCATTTGTTTGGACATTACAGAAAAGGCGGAGAATAGACCGGACAATGATAGGCCTTCCAACAAATTTCATGCACACAGGTCACATAGGGTCAGGCGACATGTCAccacaacaagaacaacaagaacaaaataatgtaagtCAATAATTAGAGATTCATCAACGATTGGTAAAGAAGTCAATAGTAACTAGTACAATGTACTACTTCACTACTCGCGCTTCATAATAGCTTCATAacactttgacactagtcgtgAACGAGTTTTAATTTCCAAGATGCATTGTGTTAAAATATTTTACGCAGGCAGAATATACATGATATAGTAGAATTCATGTTGggaggattgaaggattgtgtcactgtaaattatgttgtttttaaatagtCGTGAGTGACACAATGtgttcaccaagcaggtagtcgcaactattttttGTAGTAGTTGTGGCGGCACTACTTTAACTGAtaagttgaaaaacagtagtcgcgagtcaactgagctatcaataGTTGCAACTACAACGCTAGTCCCACACTCCTAAGAGTAAAGCCTTGTTAACAACtgaaaaacagtttaaattTCATGCCAGAGTACTGAAAATATAATGTTTGCAGTCCGCAAGTATCAATGTGTATTTGGGTTTATACCACTATCGAAAACGTTCTAAGCGCAGCCAAAacttattttgacatttttggtaTCATAATTGTTTAAATCAAAATCATCATCAAGCCTTTTTCGTGTCTGATATGAATATTGTCTGGTGCAATAACTGCTTATCTAGAAGATGGAATATCAGCACCATTACGGTATGCGCTGTCTTGATCGGGGTGCATTTTTGTCcattcagggatgagattgttcagacttttggttgaattcagactttttatgtcggcctggtcgagaaaatcagacaaaatttgttactgtttccaaaagctcctcggaatctataaccccaggggttaccgaaaggtagaaatggcatcatttcaacatacctttgaatttgtgtccaagtttcagactttttcgttaatAATGAATCTCAACCCTGTCATTTCAATCTGGCATTGCCATTTGCAACTCAACGCTCAAACTTCCACACAGTCATGTCCTTCCACATGTGTGAAGTTCTAAGTGATGAGTCGCATGGGGGAAATCTAACTAACTGccccttaaaaaataaacaactgcCCTTTAACAAGATGGCACACAACTTTAGGAGGTGCTTATTAACTCTTCCAAAACaatgatgtacaatgtacagttcAACATGTACaaggaatacatgtacattaaggGTAAATATAATACTTCATAATTGATGAGCAATTATGACTCATCCTTCAAGGGTGTTGTGGCTCCTGCAAGAAAAAACCACCAACTCCACTTGACAATTAAAAGAAAGCGTCATTACTCAAACCAGATTCCCACAAATGCTTGGTTCATACTTGAAGGCCTACTTCCTGACGTCACTAGGCTGTTTTTGCTGCGAGTGTTTTAGTCTAGCACCGCTCGGCTTTTGCAATTTATGGTTGATGTGAAAATTGGTATTGCAtttacaggaagtatgaactgagcttaaagccattggacacattcggtacaga of the Asterias rubens chromosome 3, eAstRub1.3, whole genome shotgun sequence genome contains:
- the LOC117287885 gene encoding CDC42 small effector protein 2-like, which produces MPPREGDRETGNSSRRMSDLLICFSCCTTDQPPPKRRRIDRTMIGLPTNFMHTGHIGSGDMSPQQEQQEQNNHLNSIQVQMQSKGGYSESGQREFQRDTMEIKRVPEPDE